In Ascaphus truei isolate aAscTru1 chromosome 21, aAscTru1.hap1, whole genome shotgun sequence, one DNA window encodes the following:
- the LOC142471901 gene encoding uncharacterized protein LOC142471901, with amino-acid sequence MKAALSWLSLFLLAVLFWGMDSVCCTKAMENAADNSEALILETRDEQQQYPDYGSDEQDRWPTLEEMAKYSSQRRHSGKRGSYRPRSLDAGEGREHTGRQEGSERKEVYGRSQLPMRKRVTVQTAQEDAKEHILRRQNLESILNDLLSSEAWLPPKRRDMEDLNDLYVAADLLTRPRVPRSLAVIHNKEANPSSKIGFNHGQGDLGQLQQHDQEPQGKGRSG; translated from the exons ATGAAGGCTGCTCTCTCCTGGCTCTCACTTTTCCTTCTCGCCGTGTTGTTCTGGGGTATGGATTCAGTGTGTTGTACAAAAGCCATGGAGAACGCTGCAGATAATTCTGAGGCCCTAATTCTAGAGACACGTGATGAACAGCAGCAGTACCCAG ATTATGGTTCCGATGAGCAAGATCGATGGCCAACGCTGGAAGAGATGGCCAAGTATTCAAGCCAAAGGCGGCACTCTGGTAAACGCGGGAGCTACCGACCGCGCAGCCTGGATGCTGGAGAGGGAAGAGAGCACACGGGAAGGCAGGAGGGCTCCGAGAGAAAGGAGGTCTACGGGAGAAGTCAGCTACCGATGCGAAAAAGGGTAACTGTGCAGACTGCCCAAGAAGACGCCAAAGAGCACATTTTGAGAAGACAGAACCTGGAAAGCATCCTGAATGATCTCCTATCGTCAGAAGCCTGGCTTCCTCCCAAGAGAAGGGATATGGAAGATTTGAATGACTTGTATGTGGCAGCTGATCTTCTGACGAGGCCACGTGTACCCAGAAGTTTGGCTGTCATACACAATAAGGAAGCAAATCCTTCTAGTAAAATTGGCTTCAATCATGGGCAGGGGGACCTGGGGCAGTTACAACAGCATGACCAGGAGCCCCAGGGAAAGGGcaggagtgggtga